A single region of the Montipora capricornis isolate CH-2021 chromosome 13, ASM3666992v2, whole genome shotgun sequence genome encodes:
- the LOC138029938 gene encoding doublesex and mab-3 related transcription factor 3, truncated-like, producing the protein MSSTTGESFSSTALRAPKCARCRNHGVVSSLKGHKHYCKWRDCVCPKCLLIAERQRITAARVALLRHQTRIEPYDSSSYTHESEEREFESHPSFAQSRPVNKSVFTGSPPEKTARPASCPATQEEGAQLPLCIKEEKDDPECYNKVTNSADVQPEQPPPKRLASSASPPSTILSPLPSYHVHDICRSSKDHVIKESERPSMQLPWNPTFRDRDDFDYTIKLLQKSLGESAIKRRQPPRPVEVLSKVFPSHKENILELVLKGCSGDIVQAIECILAGKNNSMDPPVSSSHTVASVHALGQSSYQSVQFTGIKPTLLTTLPPALSLTPYPRITKTTTHPMTTAGILPGHKYGGSRFSPYLRNLSVQTHAGGNEDAEMARYSDSNGLLKAPFLPSVSTSPHSPDDSSSTRSEISVCFHCNIKPRPGDRFCSKCGMDLKC; encoded by the exons ATGAGTTCAACCACAGGCGAAAGCTTTTCAAGCACTGCGCTCCGCGCACCAAAATGCGCGCGTTGCAGGAATCATGGAGTTGTATCTTCTCTAAAAGGTCACAAGCATTACTGCAAATGGCGAGATTGTGTCTGTCCCAAGTGCCTTTTGATAGCAGAACGACAGAGAATCACCGCAGCACGAGTTGCCCTGTTACGACATCAAACAAGAATTGAACCGTACGATTCGAGTTCATATACGCACGAAAGCGAGGAAAGAGAGTTTGAAAGTCATCCATCCTTCGCCCAAAGCCGACCAGTTAACAAGTCTGTTTTTACTGGAAGTCCGCCAGAAAAAACTGCTCGACCAGCATCCTGCCCAGCTACTCAAG AAGAAGGCGCACAGCTACCGTTGTGCATAAAAGAAGAGAAGGATGACCCAGAGTGTTACAACAAAGTAACAAATTCCGCTGACGTACAGCCCGAACAACCGCCACCAAAGAGATTAGCAAGCAGTGCTTCTCCGCCATCTACTATCCTCTCTCCATTACCCAGTTATCACGTGCATGACATTTGTCGATCGAGCAAAGATCACGTGATAAAAGAAAGCGAAAGGCCTTCGATGCAGTTGCCTTGGAACCCAACTTTTCGTGACCGAGATGATTTTGACTACACCATAAAGCTTCTACAGAAGAGTCTCGGTGAATCAGCGATAAAGCGACGCCAGCCTCCCCGTCCGGTTGAAGTCTTAAGCAAGGTATTTCCGTCccacaaagaaaatattttagagCTTGTTCTGAAGGGTTGTAGTGGTGACATAGTGCAAGCGATTGAGTGCATTCTGGCGGGAAAGAACAATTCAATGGACCCTCCCGTATCATCCAGTCACACTGTTGCCAGCGTTCACGCTTTAGGTCAGTCAAGCTATCAAAGTGTTCAATTCACGGGAATTAAACCAACGCTTCTGACCACGCTGCCACCGGCGTTGTCATTAACGCCTTATCCCAGAATTACCAAGACAACCACTCACCCAATGACCACTGCGGGTATTCTCCCCGGCCACAAGTATGGAGGATCGCGTTTTTCGCCTTATCTCCGAAACTTATCAGTGCAGACTCACGCAGGTGGAAACGAAGACGCGGAAATGGCCAGGTACAGTGATTCAAACGGTCTCTTAAAAGCGCCGTTTCTTCCCTCGGTTTCAACTTCACCGCATTCGCCAGATGACAGCAGTTCAACCAGAAGCGAGATCtctgtttgttttcattgtaaTATTAAGCCTCGGCCTGGTGACAGATTTTGTAGCAAGTGTGGGATGGACCTCAAATGTTAA
- the LOC138028596 gene encoding leukocyte elastase inhibitor-like, giving the protein MESAVQASNKFCVDLHKHLQSDDKFQGKNLFYSSSSLSLALAMTYMGARGKTAAQMNKALHWEGLPQDKLHSEEKVFLGVLQESNGKGNEVQAANRLFVQKDFNLVQDFVKGTKEFYGAEIALVDYKEDAEGARREVNKWVEEQTKKKIKKLIAEEMFNNLTRLTLVNAIYFKGFWQNQFKKRATYNQEFFPSESEKMKVKMMHLTARFKHVYDEGKLSCQVLEMPYQGNELSMIVLLPREIQGLAKLEEELTNDKLDEVIESLSKVHPGKVEVSLPRFKFTQEFRLNDILSKMGATDMFSEFDADFTGITAAHEKLCVSDVIHKAFVEVNEKGTEAVAVTAVVCMKSRAGCVRKPPVFRADHPFLFLIHHKKSRAILFMGRLIKPEVV; this is encoded by the coding sequence ATGGAAAGCGCTGTTCAAGCAAGCAACAAATTCTGTGTGGATCTTCATAAACATCTTCAAAGTGACGACAAGTTCCAGGGAAAAAACCTTTTCTATTCATCGAGCAGTTTGAGTCTAGCTCTCGCTATGACTTACATGGGAGCAAGAGGTAAAACAGCCGCCCAGATGAACAAAGCTCTCCATTGGGAAGGACTTCCTCAAGACAAACTTCATTCTGAAGAAAAAGTATTTCTTGGCGTCCTCCAAGAGTCAAATGGCAAGGGCAATGAAGTGCAGGCTGCGAATCGACTGTTTGTTCAGAAGGATTTCAACTTGGTACAAGATTTCGTCAAGGGAACAAAAGAGTTCTACGGTGCTGAGATAGCTTTGGTTGATTATAAGGAAGATGCCGAGGGTGCTCGAAGAGAGGTTAATAAATGGGTTGAAGAACAAACGAAGAAGAAGATCAAGAAGTTGATTGCCGAGGAAATGTTCAATAACCTAACCCGACTAACCTTGGTAAATGCAATATACTTCAAAGGATTCTGGCAAAACCAGTTCAAGAAGAGAGCTACATATAATCAGGAGTTCTTTCCCTCTGAAAGTGAAAAGATGAAGGTCAAGATGATGCACTTGACAGCAAGGTTCAAGCATGTTTACGACGAAGGGAAGTTGAGCTGTCAAGTACTAGAGATGCCCTACCAGGGAAACGAGCTGTCCATGATTGTCCTGTTGCCCCGTGAAATCCAGGGCCTTGCCAAGTTAGAGGAAGAACTTACCAATGACAAGTTAGACGAAGTTATTGAATCGTTATCAAAGGTACACCCAGGGAAAGTGGAAGTTTCTTTACCAAGGTTCAAGTTCACACAGGAGTTCCGTCTCAATGATATCCTTTCCAAAATGGGAGCAACAGATATGTTTAGCGAGTTCGATGCTGATTTTACAGGAATCACAGCGGCCCATGAGAAGCTCTGCGTTTCTGATGTCATCCACAAGGCTTTTGTGGAGGTCAACGAGAAAGGCACAGAGGCTGTAGCAGTTACTGCTGTTGTATGCATGAAATCTCGCGCTGGCTGTGTTAGGAAGCCCCCTGTCTTTCGTGCTGATCATCCATTTCTGTTTTTGATACATCACAAAAAATCAAGAGCGATATTGTTCATGGGTCGTTTAATCAAACCGGAAGTAGTGTGA
- the LOC138029939 gene encoding ras-related GTP-binding protein A codes for MEKNTKMKKKVLLMGKSGSGKTSMRSIIFANYIARDTRRLGATIDVEHSHVRFLGNLVLNLWDCGGQEAFMENYFTSQRDNIFRNVEVLIYVFDVESRELEKDMHYYQTCLEAILQNSPDAKIFCLIHKMDLVQEDQRDTIFREREDDLKRLSKPLDCTCFRTSIWDETLYKAWSSIVYQLIPNVTQLEQNLENFASIIDADEVLLFERATFLVISYCQRKSHKDVHRFEKISNIIKQFKLSCSKFHAHFQSMEVRNSAFGAFIDVFTPNTYVMVIMSDSSIPSAATQINIRNARKHFEKLEKVSSNGQHASLKGR; via the exons ATGGAAAAGAATACGAAGATGAAGAAAAAG GTTCTGCTTATGGGAAAAAGCGGCTCGGGCAAAACGAGTATGAGATCGATTATTTTTGCAAACTATATCGCAAGAGATACAAGAAGACTTGGAGCTACAA TTGATGTGGAGCATTCTCATGTACGATTCCTTGGAAACTTGGTCCTTAATTTGTGGGATTGTGGAGG TCAAGAGGCTTTTATGGAGAACTATTTCACAAGTCAGAGAGACAACATTTTCAGGAATGTAGAAGTGCTTATCTATGTGTTTGATGTTGAGAGTCGAGAATTGGAGAAAGATATGCACTATTATCAAACATGTCTGGAAGCAATCCTCCAAAACTCACCTGATGCCAAGATATTTTGTCTCATTCACAAAATGGATTTGGTACAAGAGGACCAGAGAGACACA ATTTTTAGAGAGCGTGAAGATGACTTAAAAAGACTATCAAAGCCACTAGACTGTACATGCTTTCGTACATCAATCTGGGATGAAACATTATACAAAGCTTGGTCATCAATTGTGTACCAACTCATTCCTAATGTGACACAGTTGGAGCAAAATCTAGAGAACTTTGCATCAATCATTGATGCAGACGAAGTCCTGCTGTTTGAAAGAGCTACGTTCCTG GTTATTTCATATTGTCAGCGCAAATCCCACAAAGATGTGCATAGATTCGAAAAAATTAGCAACATCATTAAGCAGTTCAAATTGAGTTGTAG CAAATTTCATGCTCATTTTCAAAGTATGGAAGTGCGCAATTCAGCATTTGGAGCATTTATTGATGTTTTCACTCCGAACACATATGTTATGGTGATCATGTCTGATTCCTCAATTC CGTCAGCCGCAACACAGATCAATATTCGAAATgcaagaaaacactttgaaaaacttgagaaggTTTCAAGTAATGGACAACATGCCAGCTTGAAAGGAAGATAG
- the LOC138029937 gene encoding regulator of nonsense transcripts 3B-like: MGKSEVEKLSNSSKNKKERLLFPTKVVIRRLPPTLTEDQLREDLGGFPEHDFFYFVGGDMSFGPMSFSRAYINFKNRDDIVKFRDQFDGYCFVDNRGVEYPAVVEYAPYQGIPKKKAKKDPKIGTISEDPDYLAFLESLKETSEPPASVEAHLEEIESKKASSNSAKTSTPLLEYMRMKKSSRGKPLSARRTPEKKRRPEREELSKSPKKGSLSSLSSNKDSGAKRAQLPPKEEKPKDVKKDTKSKEDGRRQEKMDKKGNRETKATPPSKDKSPPKGKEEKGRPDSGRYGKRSDNRRSDDKRQEDRQTVNRRDRRDITESRGSDHGRDEHYRKESGNENGRNDQRPDSRRRRDISSESKPKDREPLSKTSDPGKDVKPCRELEREQGSPLMRETKDKESSAASNESKPPEEEAKGTTKYEKKGSESERRLRNKDRPDRAFYQPRTSSRDDPRPDTPKATEASPEKEKSKGKEKLHEPDRDTRRNRNTVNMRDRDRDDRREHDRDRRSDREYRRDKTRDRESEKSHNSRLSREKREDKSKSDANNT; the protein is encoded by the exons ATGGGAAAAAGCGAGGTCGAAAAGCTATCCAATTCGTCCAAGAACAAGAAGGAAAGGCTGTTGTTTCCAACAAAG GTTGTCATTCGTCGTCTTCCTCCAACTTTAACCGAAGATCAGCTGAGGGAAGACCTCGGTGGCTTCCCTGAACATgactttttttactttgttgGTGGTGATATGAG TTTTGGCCCTATGTCCTTTTCGAGGGCATACATCAACTTTAAAAACAGAGATGACATCGTGAAATTCAGAGACCAGTTTGATGGATATTGTTTTGTGGATAACAGAG GCGTGGAGTACCCCGCTGTTGTGGAATACGCTCCTTACCAAGGAAttccaaaaaagaaagcaaaaaaggaTCCAAAGATTGGAACCATTTCTGAAG ATCCAGACTACTTAGCATTTCTTGAATCTCTCAAGGAAACCAGTGAACCACCTGCAAGTGTTGAGGCACACTTAGAAGAAATTGAATCAAAAAAAG CCTCCTCAAATTCTGCAAAGACAAGTACACCATTATTGGAGTACATGAGAATGAAGAAGAGCTCACGTGGCAAACCACTGTCTGCT CGCAGAACTCCAGAGAAGAAAAGAAGACCTGAAAGAGAAGAGCTTTCCAAG tcACCTAAGAAAGGTTCATTGTCAAGCTTGTCTTCAAACAAAGATTCTGGAGCAAAGAGAGCTCAGTTGCCTCCCAAGGAAGAAAAACCAAAGGATGT GAAGAAAGATACTAAGAGTAAAGAAGATGGTCGCAGACAGGAAAAGATGGATAAAAAAGGCAATAGAGAAACAAAG GCCACTCCACCATCAAAAGACAAATCTCCACCAAAAGGAAAGGAAGAGAAG GGTCGACCTGATTCAGGAAGATATGGAAAGCGCTCAGACAATAGACGATCCGATGACAAACGCCAAGAGGACAGGCAAACAGTTAATCGGCGAGATCGGAGAGATATCACTGAGAGTCGTGGAAGTGACCATGGACGAGATGAACACTACCGGAAGGAAAGTGGGAACGAGAATGGAAGAAATGACCAGAGACCTGACAGTCGAAGAAGAAGAGACATAAGCTCTGAGAGTAAACCAAAGGATAGAGAACCATTGTCGAAGACATCTGATCCCGGCAAGGATGTAAAGCCATGTAGAGAGCTTGAAAGGGAACAAGGTAGTCCTTTGATGAGAGAGACAAAGGATAAAGAAAGCTCAGCAGCGTCTAATGAAAGTAAACCTCCTGAAGAGGAAGCCAAGGGAACTACAAAATACGAGAAAAAGGGAAGCGAGTCTGAGCGGCGACTTCGCAATAAG GATCGTCCTGACAGAGCATTTTACCAGCCAAGAACAAGTTCTCGTGACGACCCAAGACCAGACACTCCCAAAGCAACAGAAGCTAGCCCAG aaaaggaaaaaagcaagGGAAAGGAAAAGCTCCATGAACCAGATCGTGATACCAGGAGAAATCGTAATACCGTGAACATGCGTGATAGAGACCGTGATGATCGAAGAGAGCACGACCGAGACAGGAGAAGTGATCGTGAATACCGACGTGATAAGACTCGTGACCGTGAGAGTGAGAAATCGCACAACAGTAGGTTGTCAAGAGAGAAACGCGAAGACAAAAGCAAAAGTGATGCAAACAATACATGA